One region of Prinia subflava isolate CZ2003 ecotype Zambia chromosome 6, Cam_Psub_1.2, whole genome shotgun sequence genomic DNA includes:
- the LSS gene encoding lanosterol synthase, whose amino-acid sequence MAAGAPAVRRRGGPRRSAAATELPAWRLRCEGGRQLWRYLGDGDGDVGERRAQTALEQHSLGLDTGATLQTLPAAGSAREAARNGMRFYAALQAEDGHWAGDYGGPLFLLPGLLITCHTAKIQLPEGFRKEMIRYLRSVQLPDGGWGLHVEDKSTVFGTALNYIALRILGLGPDDPDIVRARVNLHSKGGAVGIPSWGKFWLAVLNVYSWEGMNTLLPEMWLFPTWFPAHPSRLWCHCRQVYLPMSYCYAKRLSAEEDELIRSLRQELYVQDYGSIDWPAQRNNVAACDVYTPHSWLLGAAYAIMNVYEAHHSTHLRQRAVTELYDHIKADDRFTKCISIGPISKTINMLVRWFVEGKDSPAFQEHVSRIPDYLWLGLDGMKMQGTNGSQLWDTAFAVQAFLEAEAQEMPEFTSCLQNAHGFLQFSQIPENPPDYQKYYRHMNKGGFPFSTRDCGWIVADCTAEGLKAVMLLQEKCPFIAEPVPAERLFDAVNVLLSMRNPDGGFATYETKRGGHLLELLNPSEVFGDIMIDYTYVECTSAVMQALRHFQSRFPEHRAREIRETLQKGLDFCRKKQRADGSWEGSWGVCFTYGTWFGLEAFASMQHTYHDGSVCREVAQACQFLVSKQMADGGWGEDFESCEQRTYVQSAESQIHNTCWALLGLMAVRYPDIDVLERGIKVLMDKQLPNGDWPQENIAGVFNKSCAISYTAYRNVFPIWALGRFCRLHPHSPLAGQLPARARASAAGPGQGQRGALSA is encoded by the exons ATGGCGGCGGGAGCCCC GGCGGTTCGGCGGCGTGGCGGCCCTCGGCGCTCGGCGGCGGCCACGGAGCTGCCGGCCTGGCGACTGCGCTGCGAGGGGGGTCGGCAGCTCTGGCGCTACCTGGGCGATGGCGACGGCGATGTCGGGGAGCGGCGGGCGCAGACGGcgctggagcagcacagcctcgGGCTGGACACG GGCGCGACCCTGCAGACGCTGCCGGCGGCAGGCTCAGCCCGGGAGGCGGCCCGCAACGGGATGCGGTTCTACGCAGCGCTGCAGGCCGAGGATGGGCACTGGGCAGGCGACTACGGCGGGCCgctgttcctgctgccag GTCTCCTCATCACCTGCCACACGGCCAAAATCCAGCTGCCCGAGGGGTTCCGGAAGGAGATGATACGCTACCTGCGCTCTGTGCAGCTCCCGGACGGAGGCTGGGGCTT ACATGTGGAAGACAAATCAACAGTGTTTGGCACAGCCCTCAACTACATAGCCTTGAGGATCCTGGGccttggaccagatgaccctGACATTGTGAGGGCCCGTGTCAACCTGCACAGCAAAG GAGGTGCTGTGGGAATCCCTTCCTGGGGCAAGTTTTGGCTGGCTGTCTTGAACGTTTACAGCTGGGAAGGAATGAACACGCTTCTCCCAGAGATGTG GCTGTTTCCCACGTGGTTTCCAGCCCATCCGTCACGGCTGTGGTGCCACTGCCGCCAGGTTTACCTTCCCATGAGCTACTGCTACGCTAAGCGTCTGTCAGCAGAGGAGGATGAGCTGATCCGGAGCTTGCGGCAG GAGCTGTATGTGCAAGACTACGGCAGCATAGACTGGCCAGCACAGAGGAACAACGTGGCTGCCTGTGATGTGTACACCCCGCATAGCTGGCTGCTGGGCGCTGCCTACG CCATCATGAACGTGTATGAAGCTCACCACAGCACTCACCTGCGGCAGCGAGCCGTCACGGAGCTGTACGACCACATCAAGGCTGATGATAGATTCACCAAGTGCATCAGCATCGGGCCA ATCTCCAAGACAATCAACATGCTGGTTCGCTGGTTCGTGGAAGGGAAAGACTCCCCAGCTTTTCAGGAGCATGTTTCCAGGATCCCTGACTATCTCTG GCTGGGCCTCGATGGCATGAAGATGCAG ggCACAAAtggatcccagctctgggatACTGCTTTTGCTGTCCAAGCCTTCTTGGAG GCAGAAGCCCAGGAGATGCCTGAATTCACCTCCTGCCTCCAGAACGCCCATGGATTCCTCCAGTTCTCCCAG ATCCCAGAGAACCCCCCCGACTACCAGAAGTATTACCGCCACATGAACAAG GGTGGCTTCCCCTTCAGCACGCGGGACTGCGGCTGGATCGTGGCAGACTGCACAGCGGAGGGGCTGAAGGCAGTtatgctgctgcaggagaagtGTCCCTTCATAGCTGAGCCTGTGCCTGCTGAGCGCCTCTTTGATGCTGTGAACGTG TTGCTGAGCATGAGGAACCCGGATGGAGGCTTTGCCACTTACGAAACCAAGCGAGGAGGCCACTTACTGGAGCTGCTGAACCCCTCGGAGGTGTTTG GTGACATCATGATCGACTACACGTACGTGGAGTGCACATCAGCTGTCATGCAGGCACTGAGACACTTCCAGAGCCGGTTCCCTGAGCACCGAGCCAGGGAGATCAG GGAGACTCTGCAGAAGGGCCTGGATTTCTGTCGCAAGAAGCAGCGAGCAGATGGGTCCTGGGAAGG GAGCTGGGGGGTTTGTTTCACCTATGGCACCTGGTTTGGTCTGGAGGCGTTTGCCAGCATGCAGCACACGTACCACGACGG gagtgTCTGCCGAGAGGTGGCCCAGGCCTGCCAGTTCCTGGTCTCCAAGCAGATGGCGGATGGCGGGTGGGGAGAGGACTTCGAGTCCTGCGAGCAGCGCACGTACGTGCAGAGCGCCGAGTCGCAGATCCACAACACCtgctgggccctgctggggctcatGGCTGTCAG GTACCCTGACATCGATGTGCTGGAAAGGGGCATCAAAGTGTTGATGGATAAGCAGCTGCCCAATGGGGACTGGCCTCAG GAGAACATTGCCGGGGTGTTCAACAAGTCGTGTGCCATCAGTTACACCGCGTACCGCAACGTCTTCCCCATCTGGGCGCTGGGGCGGTTCTGCCGGCTGCACCCGCACAGCCCCTTGGCGGGCCAGCTGCcggccagggccagggccagcgccgccgggccggggcagggccaGCGGGGAGCCCTGTCTGCCTGA